From one Staphylococcus kloosii genomic stretch:
- a CDS encoding LCP family glycopolymer transferase, translating into MSAPKKAILWIIGILALLAVIAVIYLGFKILSVGNAIHNPLDRNKSSLRSKDVSLKKGEPFTIAFFGVDSDAKRAANNGGQRSDSIMVVSMNPKKKTSEIVSVPRDTQAKIVGKGTTEKINHAYAYGGPDMAVKSLEKLLNVPIDHYATIDMDGMKEMIDTLGGVTVVSNSTFSYDGQSFEKGQKVHLNGKQAMAFIRSRKESGAGGDFGRQQRQQIVMEALANKLTSVKSVTHFNSLMNHVKDNVKTDLSIGDINTIRGKYKKANDTVNRHQLDGQGGIQDDGLYYFVPSEDSLKSIKSAIDDNLGI; encoded by the coding sequence ATGAGTGCGCCGAAAAAAGCTATTTTATGGATAATTGGCATACTTGCATTATTAGCTGTTATTGCAGTAATTTATTTAGGGTTTAAAATACTATCAGTAGGAAACGCAATACATAATCCTTTAGATAGAAATAAGTCATCATTAAGAAGTAAAGATGTAAGTTTAAAAAAAGGTGAACCGTTCACAATCGCATTTTTTGGGGTAGATTCAGACGCTAAACGTGCTGCGAATAACGGTGGCCAACGTAGTGATTCAATTATGGTCGTATCTATGAATCCTAAGAAAAAAACTTCTGAAATCGTAAGTGTTCCTCGTGATACACAAGCTAAAATAGTAGGTAAAGGGACAACCGAAAAAATCAATCACGCATATGCTTATGGCGGACCTGACATGGCTGTTAAATCTTTAGAAAAATTATTAAACGTGCCTATTGATCATTATGCAACAATCGATATGGACGGTATGAAAGAAATGATTGACACACTTGGTGGTGTAACAGTTGTAAGTAATAGTACTTTCTCATATGATGGTCAAAGCTTTGAAAAAGGACAAAAAGTTCACTTAAATGGTAAGCAAGCTATGGCATTTATCAGAAGTAGAAAAGAAAGTGGCGCAGGTGGAGACTTCGGTAGACAACAAAGACAACAAATTGTTATGGAAGCTCTAGCAAACAAATTGACAAGCGTTAAATCTGTAACACACTTCAATTCTTTAATGAATCACGTCAAAGATAATGTGAAAACTGACTTATCAATTGGTGACATTAACACAATTAGAGGCAAATACAAAAAAGCAAATGACACAGTAAATAGACATCAATTAGACGGTCAAGGTGGCATTCAAGACGATGGATTGTATTACTTCGTACCAAGTGAAGATTCATTAAAAAGCATTAAATCAGCTATAGACGATAATCTGGGCATATAA
- the fdhF gene encoding formate dehydrogenase subunit alpha — translation MQTHLIITLDGKDYLVEPGTNLLEFIKSQDTFVPSICYNESLGPIQTCDTCTVEIDGQIARACSTTINKPMVVNTQNDRVQTSQKEALDRILEKHQLYCTVCDYNNGDCEIHNTMDQWGLEHQTYEYKEKPYEKDYGPFYRYDPNQCILCGRCVEVCQDVQVNETLTIDWERQQPRVIWDNDTTINDSSCVGCGQCATVCPCNAMMEVNMEGNAGYMTDMEPGSLAAMIDLTKKAEPGYGPLFAVSDSEAAMRKERIQKTKTVCTYCGVGCSFDVWTKDREVLKVQPQPESPANKISSCVKGKFGWDYVDSDERLTKPLVRKDGEFYEVEWDEALKVVSDNFNKVKEEKGSDGLAFISSSKATNEESYLMQKLARQIIGTNNVDNCSRYCQAPATKGLFRTVGHGGDSGSIDDLEKASMVVLIGTNTAEAHPVIASRIKRGHKLYNNNLTVFDIRKHEMAERADYFYQPKPGTDLVWISAVTKYIIDQGLQDQSFIDEWVDNFNEYYESLAPFTMEFAEETTGIPKEDLIAFAHQVVDAEAVSICWAMGVTQQDIGSDTSTSISNLLLATGNYRKPGSGAYPLRGHNNVQGCSDMGSMPDQFPGYQLVTDDKIRAKFEQEYGTELPAKAGRDNHQMMEGIHNDEIGALYLYGEDTGIVDSNINFVQAALEKVEFLVVQDEFFTFTATYADVILPASPSLEKEGTFTNTERRIQRLYQAFDPKGDSKPDWQIIQLVAKSLGYDWNYNNPSEIMDEIARLTPLYSGVSYDRLEGYNSLQWPVAEDGTDQPILYLDGFNFENKKAKFFPLSFDNFFKENEVYDLHVNNGRLLEHFHEGNMTYKVPGLEYKMPNTFVEISPELAEDRGIHEGAEVKLISDTGEVEIIVHVTDRVKGKEIYIPLNNNAMLHGDNGAINLLTNSEVDKDTDTPSYKRTSCRMEVKTRRGKSPLNPTNFRVDKQRKPQYSVQVQKKWERGDYIFPGNQVDK, via the coding sequence ATGCAAACGCATTTAATAATTACGCTAGATGGTAAGGACTATTTAGTAGAACCGGGTACAAATTTACTTGAGTTTATTAAATCTCAAGATACTTTCGTACCGTCAATTTGTTATAACGAATCGTTAGGGCCTATCCAAACGTGTGATACATGTACTGTAGAAATAGATGGACAAATTGCTCGTGCATGTAGCACAACAATTAATAAACCTATGGTTGTAAACACACAAAATGATAGAGTCCAAACAAGTCAAAAAGAAGCGCTAGACAGAATTTTAGAGAAACACCAACTCTACTGTACCGTTTGTGACTATAATAATGGAGATTGCGAAATTCATAATACGATGGACCAATGGGGTCTTGAACATCAAACTTATGAATATAAAGAAAAGCCATACGAAAAAGATTATGGTCCATTTTATCGCTATGATCCAAATCAATGTATTTTATGTGGTCGTTGTGTAGAAGTTTGTCAAGATGTACAAGTCAATGAAACATTAACGATTGACTGGGAACGCCAACAACCGAGAGTAATTTGGGACAATGATACTACGATCAATGACTCATCTTGTGTTGGTTGTGGCCAATGTGCAACGGTTTGTCCATGTAATGCAATGATGGAAGTGAATATGGAAGGTAACGCTGGTTATATGACAGATATGGAACCAGGTTCACTTGCTGCGATGATTGATTTAACTAAGAAAGCGGAACCAGGTTATGGTCCGTTGTTTGCTGTGTCAGATTCTGAAGCGGCAATGCGTAAAGAACGCATCCAAAAAACTAAAACAGTATGTACATATTGTGGTGTTGGATGTTCATTTGATGTATGGACAAAAGACCGTGAAGTCTTAAAGGTTCAACCACAACCTGAATCTCCTGCAAATAAAATTTCATCTTGTGTTAAAGGTAAATTTGGTTGGGATTATGTAGATTCTGACGAACGTTTAACGAAACCTTTAGTACGTAAAGATGGTGAATTTTATGAAGTGGAATGGGATGAAGCTTTAAAAGTAGTATCTGATAATTTCAACAAAGTAAAAGAAGAAAAAGGTTCAGATGGTTTAGCATTTATTTCATCTTCTAAAGCAACAAACGAAGAATCTTATTTAATGCAAAAACTTGCTCGTCAAATTATCGGAACTAACAACGTCGATAATTGTTCACGTTATTGCCAAGCACCAGCTACTAAAGGTTTATTTAGAACTGTAGGTCACGGTGGTGACTCAGGTTCTATAGATGATTTAGAAAAAGCAAGTATGGTTGTTTTAATTGGTACGAATACTGCCGAAGCTCATCCAGTCATCGCGTCTAGAATTAAACGTGGTCACAAGTTGTATAACAACAACTTAACTGTTTTTGATATTAGAAAACATGAAATGGCAGAACGTGCGGATTATTTCTATCAACCTAAACCAGGTACTGATTTAGTATGGATTTCAGCAGTTACAAAATATATCATTGATCAAGGATTACAAGATCAATCATTTATCGATGAATGGGTAGATAACTTCAATGAATATTATGAGTCTTTAGCACCATTTACAATGGAATTTGCCGAAGAAACAACTGGTATTCCTAAAGAAGATTTAATTGCCTTTGCACATCAAGTTGTTGATGCAGAAGCAGTATCAATTTGCTGGGCTATGGGTGTAACACAACAAGATATTGGTAGTGATACGTCTACTTCTATCTCTAATTTATTGTTAGCTACTGGTAACTATAGAAAGCCGGGTTCAGGTGCATATCCTTTACGTGGTCACAATAACGTACAAGGTTGTAGTGATATGGGTAGCATGCCAGACCAATTCCCAGGGTATCAATTAGTAACAGATGATAAAATTCGTGCTAAATTTGAACAAGAATATGGTACAGAATTACCCGCTAAAGCAGGTAGAGACAACCACCAAATGATGGAAGGTATTCACAATGACGAAATCGGTGCGTTGTATTTATATGGTGAAGATACAGGTATTGTAGACTCTAATATTAATTTCGTACAAGCAGCATTAGAAAAAGTTGAGTTCTTAGTCGTACAAGATGAGTTCTTTACTTTTACAGCTACTTATGCTGACGTAATATTACCTGCCAGTCCATCACTTGAAAAAGAAGGTACATTTACTAATACAGAACGACGTATCCAACGTCTGTATCAAGCCTTTGATCCGAAAGGTGATTCTAAACCGGATTGGCAAATTATCCAACTTGTTGCAAAATCATTAGGTTATGATTGGAATTACAATAATCCAAGTGAAATTATGGATGAGATAGCTAGATTAACGCCATTATATTCTGGCGTAAGTTATGACCGTTTAGAAGGATATAATAGTTTACAATGGCCTGTTGCTGAAGACGGTACAGATCAACCAATATTATATTTAGATGGTTTCAACTTTGAAAACAAAAAAGCTAAATTCTTCCCATTATCATTTGATAACTTCTTTAAAGAAAATGAAGTTTATGATTTACATGTTAATAATGGTCGTTTATTAGAGCATTTCCATGAAGGAAACATGACTTATAAAGTGCCAGGCTTAGAATATAAAATGCCTAATACCTTTGTAGAAATTTCACCTGAGTTAGCTGAAGATCGTGGCATTCATGAAGGTGCTGAAGTAAAACTAATTTCTGATACTGGTGAAGTTGAAATTATCGTTCACGTAACAGACCGAGTTAAAGGTAAAGAAATTTACATACCTTTAAATAATAATGCGATGCTACATGGCGATAATGGTGCTATTAATTTATTAACGAATAGCGAAGTAGATAAAGATACTGATACACCGTCTTACAAACGTACAAGTTGTCGTATGGAAGTTAAAACACGCCGTGGTAAATCACCATTAAATCCAACAAACTTCCGTGTAGATAAACAACGCAAACCGCAATATAGCGTTCAAGTACAGAAGAAATGGGAACGTGGCGACTATATTTTCCCAGGAAATCAGGTGGATAAATAA
- a CDS encoding DUF1641 domain-containing protein, which produces MAERISKINRIEKSEEQIKAESLSEVTDAIAENKDSILKAINLVKALDDAKLLDAMSGAVNGRGVIANKFAVELNKEQYTGLISNMASLVFLLGDLNVDDLTTMLNKVSKGLRVANQANPNQKTSITGLMGVLRDDEMNKSLTYMLNMLRGMSRE; this is translated from the coding sequence ATGGCTGAAAGAATTAGTAAAATTAATCGAATAGAAAAGTCAGAAGAACAAATTAAAGCAGAAAGCCTGAGCGAAGTTACAGATGCTATAGCTGAAAACAAAGATAGCATTTTAAAAGCAATTAACTTAGTTAAAGCACTAGATGATGCTAAGCTTTTAGATGCTATGTCTGGTGCAGTGAATGGTAGAGGCGTTATTGCTAACAAATTTGCTGTGGAATTAAACAAAGAACAATATACTGGGTTGATATCTAACATGGCTTCACTCGTCTTTTTATTAGGTGATTTAAATGTTGATGATTTAACGACAATGCTAAACAAAGTTTCAAAAGGTTTACGTGTTGCAAATCAAGCTAATCCTAATCAAAAAACGTCAATTACAGGTTTAATGGGTGTATTACGAGACGACGAGATGAACAAGAGTCTTACGTATATGTTAAATATGCTACGAGGTATGTCTAGAGAATAA
- a CDS encoding N-acetylglucosaminidase, protein MDERIKKRLPTIILIVILVVFAILLIINETNLFHNERNYTFKEAVNKQVGNGALNTKATSNGFENASKTDVSKAMKVDDKNDNINHMQITEKVALSKKEVNHMLRDKGVFKNKGQAFLDAQDKYDVNVIYLISHALVETGNGKSELAQGLKDDGKRYYNFFGIGAFDENALHHGSSYAKKEKWDSPDKAIMGGAKFVRENYFDNNQLSLYQMRWHPEDPGKHQYASDINWDDNIAQVMKHYYEQLGIKKDHINKHHYL, encoded by the coding sequence ATGGACGAGCGCATTAAAAAGCGCCTACCAACAATAATTTTAATCGTTATATTAGTGGTTTTTGCCATTTTATTAATTATTAATGAAACGAATTTATTTCATAATGAAAGAAATTATACGTTTAAAGAAGCGGTAAATAAACAAGTTGGTAATGGCGCTTTAAATACAAAGGCCACGAGTAATGGTTTTGAAAATGCATCAAAAACAGATGTTAGTAAGGCAATGAAAGTAGACGATAAGAACGACAATATTAACCATATGCAAATTACGGAAAAAGTAGCTTTGTCAAAAAAAGAAGTTAATCATATGTTGCGTGATAAAGGCGTATTTAAAAATAAGGGACAAGCATTTTTAGATGCCCAAGATAAATATGATGTAAATGTTATTTATCTAATTAGTCACGCACTTGTCGAGACTGGTAATGGTAAATCAGAATTAGCACAAGGTTTAAAAGATGATGGTAAACGATATTATAACTTTTTTGGTATAGGTGCTTTTGATGAAAATGCCTTACATCATGGTAGTAGTTATGCAAAGAAAGAAAAGTGGGACTCACCAGATAAGGCAATTATGGGTGGTGCAAAATTTGTCAGAGAAAATTATTTTGATAATAATCAATTATCTTTATATCAAATGAGATGGCATCCTGAAGACCCAGGTAAGCATCAATATGCGAGTGATATAAATTGGGATGATAATATCGCTCAAGTAATGAAACATTATTATGAACAACTAGGCATTAAAAAAGATCATATTAATAAGCATCATTACTTGTAA
- a CDS encoding FAD-dependent monooxygenase yields MKIAIIGAGIGGLTAAALLQEQGHEVEIYERNETVEELGAGIGIGGNVLAKLAGHDLAKGIKNAGQLIKAMEVLDDKGKTLSMATLKENTVNLTLRRQTLLDVIKSYVDPSTIYTNHNVIRVENNSDKVEVHFAHHDSKSFDLCIGADGLHSHVRASVEPESKPIYQGYTVFRGLVQDIHLKEPHIAKEYWTKKGRVGIVPLINNEAYWFISVNANEQDDKFKAYAKPHLQARYNHLPNEVRMVLDKQEETGILLHDIYDLKPLKTFVYERTLLLGDAAHATTPNLGQGAGQAMEDAIVLANCLKSYDFDEALSRYDALRVGHTKKVIKKSRSIGKIAQSSNGLVIKVRNFITKLIPNKLISNQTKFIYKMKDK; encoded by the coding sequence TTGAAAATAGCAATTATTGGTGCAGGTATAGGCGGACTAACTGCCGCAGCTTTATTACAAGAACAGGGACATGAAGTAGAGATATATGAACGTAATGAGACTGTTGAAGAATTAGGTGCAGGTATAGGTATTGGTGGTAATGTACTCGCTAAATTAGCAGGTCATGATTTAGCTAAAGGTATTAAAAATGCTGGTCAATTAATAAAAGCAATGGAAGTGTTAGATGATAAGGGTAAAACACTTTCAATGGCTACTTTGAAAGAAAATACCGTCAATTTAACGTTACGTCGTCAAACATTGCTAGACGTTATTAAATCTTATGTTGATCCTTCTACTATTTATACAAATCATAACGTAATACGTGTTGAGAATAATAGTGATAAAGTAGAGGTTCACTTTGCGCATCATGATAGTAAATCGTTTGATTTATGTATTGGTGCTGACGGCTTACACTCACATGTTAGAGCAAGTGTTGAACCAGAAAGTAAACCTATTTATCAAGGTTATACTGTCTTTCGAGGTTTAGTACAAGATATTCATTTAAAAGAACCTCATATAGCTAAAGAGTATTGGACTAAAAAAGGGCGAGTAGGTATCGTACCATTAATCAATAATGAAGCATATTGGTTTATTTCTGTTAATGCTAACGAACAAGATGACAAATTTAAAGCTTATGCTAAACCGCATTTGCAGGCTAGGTATAATCATTTACCAAATGAAGTAAGAATGGTCTTAGATAAGCAAGAGGAAACTGGTATCTTGTTACATGACATTTATGATTTAAAACCGTTAAAAACTTTTGTTTATGAACGTACGTTACTATTAGGAGATGCTGCACATGCAACGACGCCTAATTTAGGACAAGGCGCTGGGCAAGCGATGGAAGATGCAATTGTATTAGCAAATTGTCTTAAATCTTATGACTTTGATGAAGCATTATCACGTTATGATGCATTACGTGTGGGACATACGAAAAAGGTTATTAAGAAATCGAGATCAATTGGTAAAATTGCGCAAAGTTCGAATGGATTAGTTATTAAGGTGAGAAATTTTATTACGAAGTTGATACCAAATAAATTAATTTCTAATCAAACTAAGTTTATTTATAAAATGAAAGATAAGTAA
- a CDS encoding 2-hydroxyacid dehydrogenase family protein: MSKVFIAGAIPQVGLDLLEQHFEVSVYEGTGIIDQQTLKDGVKDADALVSLLSTNVDKEIIDAGKNLKIIANYGAGFNNVDIDYARQNNIDVTNTPKASTDATAELTIALVLSVARRIPEGDKLCRTTGFDGWAPLFFRGREVSKKTIGIIGLGEIGSAVARRAKAFDMDILYTGPHQKPEKEREIGAKYVDLETLLKNADFITINAAYNPSLHHQIDKEQFEMMKPTSYLINASRGPIVNEQALVDALKSQEIEGAALDVFEFEPEINDELTTLDNVVITPHIGNATFEARDMMSKIVANDTISKLSGDEPQFKVN; the protein is encoded by the coding sequence ATGTCAAAAGTATTTATTGCCGGAGCAATACCACAAGTAGGTTTGGATTTGCTCGAACAACACTTTGAAGTTTCTGTTTATGAAGGTACTGGTATAATAGATCAACAAACATTAAAAGATGGCGTCAAAGATGCCGATGCTTTAGTTAGTTTACTTTCTACTAATGTTGATAAAGAAATTATCGACGCTGGTAAAAATTTAAAAATCATTGCAAACTATGGTGCTGGCTTTAATAATGTTGATATTGATTATGCAAGACAAAACAATATCGATGTTACAAACACACCTAAAGCTTCAACTGATGCAACTGCTGAATTAACAATTGCATTAGTTTTATCGGTAGCTAGAAGAATTCCTGAAGGTGACAAATTATGTCGTACCACTGGTTTTGACGGCTGGGCGCCTTTATTCTTTAGAGGCCGTGAAGTATCGAAAAAAACGATTGGTATTATCGGTTTAGGGGAAATTGGTAGCGCCGTTGCTCGTCGTGCCAAAGCCTTTGATATGGACATTTTGTACACAGGACCACATCAAAAACCAGAAAAAGAACGCGAAATTGGTGCTAAGTATGTAGACTTAGAAACTTTACTAAAAAATGCTGACTTTATAACTATCAATGCAGCTTACAACCCTTCACTACATCACCAAATTGATAAAGAACAATTTGAAATGATGAAACCAACAAGTTATTTAATCAATGCATCAAGAGGTCCAATTGTAAATGAACAAGCACTCGTTGATGCCTTAAAATCACAAGAAATTGAAGGTGCTGCACTAGATGTATTTGAGTTTGAACCTGAAATAAATGATGAACTAACAACATTAGATAATGTTGTTATAACGCCACACATTGGTAATGCTACATTTGAAGCACGCGATATGATGTCTAAAATTGTGGCCAACGATACGATTAGTAAACTTTCAGGTGACGAACCACAATTTAAAGTAAACTAA
- a CDS encoding DMT family transporter translates to MAWLILVAAGCMEIVGVIILNELTKRNSKSLIVALAIAFICSFSTLKVAMLHIPMGTAYSVWSGIGTGGGTIVGMLFYKESKSIARIFFIGLIIVAVIGLKLIS, encoded by the coding sequence ATGGCATGGTTAATATTAGTAGCAGCTGGTTGTATGGAAATCGTAGGTGTTATTATTTTAAATGAACTGACAAAGCGTAATAGTAAATCACTGATAGTCGCACTTGCCATCGCCTTTATTTGTAGTTTCAGCACATTAAAAGTTGCTATGCTTCATATTCCTATGGGTACTGCCTACTCTGTGTGGAGTGGTATAGGTACTGGTGGGGGCACGATTGTTGGTATGTTATTTTACAAAGAATCTAAAAGCATCGCACGTATTTTCTTTATTGGGTTAATTATAGTAGCAGTTATAGGATTAAAATTAATAAGTTAA
- a CDS encoding DMT family transporter, whose translation MQWLKVFLAGLVEVIWVTGLNKADSLFAWLIVAIFIVLSFYLVIAACKTLPVGTVYAVFVGMGTIGTVLVDIFFFHEPFSLLKLILIALLIIGIIGLKLTTTEGEA comes from the coding sequence ATGCAATGGCTTAAAGTATTTTTAGCTGGTTTGGTAGAAGTTATTTGGGTTACTGGTTTGAATAAAGCCGACTCATTGTTTGCGTGGCTTATCGTCGCGATTTTTATTGTTTTAAGTTTTTATTTAGTTATAGCCGCTTGTAAAACATTACCTGTAGGTACAGTCTACGCCGTTTTCGTCGGCATGGGGACCATTGGTACAGTATTAGTCGACATATTCTTTTTCCATGAACCATTTAGTTTATTAAAACTTATTTTAATAGCTTTATTAATCATTGGCATAATCGGACTAAAATTAACTACGACTGAAGGTGAAGCATAA
- a CDS encoding CHAP domain-containing protein gives MKKLVTATTLTAGIGAAIVGLDHGHEAHAAETANAQQSTQSASTQSTSGNLYTAGQCTWYVYDKVGGNIGSTWGNANNWASAASAAGYTVNNSPSAGSILQSSEGAMGHVAYVENVNSDGSVEVSEMNYSGGPYSVSNRTISASEAGSYNYIHVK, from the coding sequence ATGAAAAAATTAGTAACAGCTACAACTTTAACAGCAGGAATCGGAGCAGCAATCGTAGGTTTAGATCACGGTCATGAAGCACATGCAGCAGAAACTGCTAACGCTCAACAATCAACACAATCAGCTAGTACACAAAGCACTAGCGGTAATTTATATACTGCAGGTCAATGTACTTGGTATGTTTACGATAAAGTTGGTGGCAACATCGGCTCTACTTGGGGAAATGCAAATAACTGGGCTTCTGCAGCATCAGCAGCAGGATATACAGTAAACAATTCACCTTCAGCTGGTTCAATCTTACAATCAAGTGAAGGCGCTATGGGCCACGTTGCATATGTTGAAAATGTAAACAGCGACGGTTCTGTTGAAGTATCAGAAATGAACTACAGTGGCGGACCATACTCTGTAAGTAACCGTACTATCTCAGCTAGTGAAGCTGGTTCTTATAATTATATTCACGTAAAATAA
- a CDS encoding DUF4870 domain-containing protein, with protein sequence MTNNDSYQYDFDDTKQTLNTTSEERLMVMLIYILSFFTSFIGPLIIWLVKREESPFVDRGGKDYFNFLISYIIWTVVSTLLILILIGFVLLPIVAILNLVFTIIAIVKASNGEHYLPPLSIRFIK encoded by the coding sequence ATGACTAATAACGACTCATATCAATACGATTTTGATGACACGAAGCAAACTTTGAATACGACGAGTGAAGAACGTTTAATGGTTATGTTAATTTATATTTTAAGTTTTTTCACTTCATTTATAGGCCCATTAATAATATGGTTAGTTAAACGTGAAGAATCACCTTTCGTTGACCGTGGTGGAAAAGACTACTTTAATTTCTTAATTTCTTATATTATTTGGACAGTCGTTTCTACGTTACTTATACTTATTTTAATTGGTTTTGTTTTATTACCTATTGTAGCTATCTTAAATTTAGTTTTCACAATCATTGCCATAGTTAAGGCTAGCAATGGTGAACATTACCTACCGCCTTTATCTATAAGATTTATAAAATAA
- a CDS encoding NAD/NADP-dependent octopine/nopaline dehydrogenase family protein: MKIAIVGSGNGAVTAALDMITKGHEVKLYCRNQSIHKFETAINNGGFHFNNEGEEQFVEFTNISDDMEYVLKDAEVIQIIIPSSFIEHYAKTMAEFLTNDQLILFNMAAAMGSIRFINVLEDMHIDTMPQFAEVNTLTYGTRVDFDNAEVNLSLNVRKVHFSTYDKSYLADSFKLVEDLYPYIVKEESLWKTNLENGNPEVHPGPTLLNVGRIDYADEFALYKEGITLHTVKLLHAVELERLTLGRKLGFELNTAKGARIERGYLSEEDEDMPLHRLFNSSEVFSQIKGPNEVKNRYLTEDIAFGLVLWSSLGRALDVETPNIDAIIVIASTILERDFFDEGLTVEELGLEKLGLD, encoded by the coding sequence ATGAAAATAGCAATCGTAGGATCAGGTAACGGTGCGGTTACGGCTGCCCTAGATATGATAACAAAAGGTCATGAAGTGAAGTTATATTGTAGAAACCAATCAATTCATAAATTTGAAACGGCTATTAATAATGGAGGCTTTCATTTTAATAATGAAGGTGAAGAACAATTTGTTGAATTTACAAATATTAGTGATGATATGGAATATGTATTAAAAGATGCAGAAGTGATACAAATCATTATTCCATCTTCTTTTATAGAACATTATGCTAAAACAATGGCTGAGTTTTTAACAAATGACCAACTTATTTTATTTAATATGGCAGCAGCAATGGGCTCAATTAGATTTATCAATGTGCTCGAAGATATGCATATTGACACGATGCCACAATTTGCAGAAGTCAATACATTAACGTATGGGACAAGAGTTGATTTTGACAACGCAGAAGTCAATTTATCTTTAAATGTGAGAAAAGTTCATTTTTCTACTTATGATAAATCTTATTTAGCAGACAGTTTTAAATTAGTAGAAGACCTTTATCCATATATTGTTAAAGAAGAAAGTTTATGGAAAACTAATCTTGAAAATGGGAATCCCGAAGTGCATCCCGGACCTACTTTATTAAATGTAGGACGTATAGATTATGCGGACGAGTTTGCATTATATAAAGAGGGTATAACATTGCATACAGTTAAATTGTTGCACGCAGTTGAATTAGAAAGATTAACTTTAGGGAGAAAGTTAGGTTTTGAATTAAATACTGCGAAAGGTGCCAGAATAGAACGTGGTTATCTATCTGAAGAAGATGAAGATATGCCATTGCATAGATTATTCAATTCCAGTGAAGTATTCTCACAAATAAAGGGACCTAACGAAGTTAAAAATCGTTATTTAACTGAAGATATTGCTTTTGGACTAGTATTATGGTCTAGCTTAGGTAGAGCGTTAGATGTTGAAACACCGAATATTGATGCCATTATTGTTATTGCATCAACGATATTAGAGCGAGACTTCTTTGATGAAGGACTTACTGTCGAAGAATTAGGACTAGAGAAATTAGGGTTAGATTAA